The genome window TAATCATATTCTGGCAAACATAAAAGTTATGTTATTGAACTCAAATAGATAGCTGAATTATTTAATGGGTCGGGCTCAAAATGGACTCTAGAGTTGCTAGACCTAATAAATTAtccaatttttttggtaaaattatcCAATTTGTTTgcacaataaaaattaaaaagaaattcaCCTTCTGGGCTTCCAAATGCAATTTATCCAAGTGATCTACTATTTGATCCACTATGTCATCTTTATCAGCTATGCACCATGACTTCAGGTGCAACAAATAGCTTACATTTGTGGAAACAATTAAAGCAGGTCTTGCAATATAGAAGGTGTGTGCaacctatttaaaaaaaaaaaagagggagggagggagggaggggagtgCAGTACATGTACCATATATTGATCTTGTCTCAAATTTATGATTCTAATATTAAATCTGTTGTCCACCTTGTATCACACAATTTCCTTTGCATTTTCAGTAAAAACTAACTAGTTTGCTAGGTGTAATTGTGTAAAGTAGTTGTACCACCACAGTTTTATCgattgaaaattaaaacttacAACAAAAACTCAGAGATTCCATTCTTTATGAATATATGCCAATGCCAATCCCTAGACACATTCCTATgataaagcaaaagaaaagaacagaatgCAAGAAAGAAAACTCCCTTATGTATCAAATTAATAGGAAATACATATACATTAAAAGGATGATACGTaccttttattatttcatggtAAGACAAACAACGGAGATGACACAGATCAATTGCTTTAAGTCCTTGAAGTTTTGTTCGCTTGCAGCTCCAACTTCCTCCGCAAACACCCCCACATTCAATATAAGGAGAAAAACCGAAAGTAAGCAATCCTCCAAGATTTCTTGAAAAATAAAGTGATCCAAACACTCCAAAATCCCACAATGAAGCCCATAACGATGCCAATGTAAAACCAGAGCATATCCATCCCATCATCTCCATCCATGTTTAGTTCATTTTCTCCATCCACTTTGGCATATGTTGGAGGTGGAGATATGTTAGTGCCTGGGCAATTAATAGCTAGGGGCCATCCACAAAGTCCTGAATTCCCAGCATACATGGATGCATCGCTAATAGTCTGGAGCTGGTTGCTTGATGGAATTTTCCCAGATAAATTGTTATGTGAGAGGTTCAAGTGGCTCAAGAAAGTTAAAGAAGATATGCTCGGAGGTATCTCACCAGAAAGTTGGTTTATGGAGAGGTCAAGGGTTTCAAGATTTTTCAAATCCCCAATCTTCTCTGGAATCTTTCCTTTCAAATGATTCATTGATAAGTTCAAGGTACCCAATCCCACCAGTGTTGTTATTCCATCTGGAATTTTACCGGATAGATTATTGCACGAAAGATCAATGCTCTTCACCAAGTCAAGAGTTGTGCTGTATTCAAGTTCTCATCCTTTTGTAACTACCGTCATGTGTTCTGGATAACCAGTGGCTATGCTTTCTGTGTCGTTTCCTTCTAGAGCACTCAAATTGCCCAAAAATTGTGGAATAAATCCTGATAGATTATTGTGTGCGAGGTCCAAGAAATGAAGCATTGAAAGCTTACATAAATGTGAAGGAATTTTTCCAGTAAAAAAGTTGGAACGAAGGCGGATAATTCGCAAAGATGACAGACTTCTTCCTATCCATGTTGGTATATTTCCAGAGAATCCATTTCTGCCAAGGTCGAGAATCTCTAAATTTGAgcatttttctaatgatgaagGAAGCTTGCCATGAAAGTTATTGCTACTAAGTGATAGATAAGTCAGGAAAGATAAAGAACCTATTGATGGAGGAATCTTTCCTGACAGATTGTTGTTTTGTAAATCTAAAACATACAAGTCCTTCATGTTCTTCCAACAATCAGGGACTTCTCCCCATAAACTATTGTTTGAAAGAGTCAGAATGCTCAAACTCGTTAGTTCACATATAGAAGAAGGAATGCTCCCATTTAGAAAGTTCCCGGAAAAATCTAATTGATATactccaaaacctaaaacctcaCCAATGTTCTGAGGAATATGTCCCGTCAATAAATTTGTCCCAAGAATGAGATAAGAGACATTAGACCAAAGGGGGACAGAACCCTCTATTTGATTGAAACTCAAATCTACTGAACCTGCACCGAAAAATTCCAAAGAATTTGGTACCCTCCCTCTGATATAATTTCGAGTGAGATCCAAAGTAACTATCCGCTGTCGAGCACATAATTTCCAAAAGCTATTTGGTATGGTGTCTGAAATTCCTACATTTCTGAGAATTATAGTACCAAGGTTCTTTTGAGTTGCGAGCCATGAAGGAAAATTGGGGCCCATTTGGACGTTAGACATATAGATACTCTCCAGACTAAAAGTTGGAATCCAGTCCCTACGCACTTCAAAAATCAAGGGCTTATTTGTAGCTTCTAATTGGATGTCTAACGTTTTTaaacttttgacatttttaAAGTGACATTCTGAAATAACGCCCCTCCAAGAACTGTTAGATATGTTCAAACCAACCAACTCTGAAAGTTCTCCAATAGATTCAGGAATGGTTGCATCCATTATTTGATTGCTGGATAGGTCCAAATCTCTTAAAGATGACAATCTTCCAATGGATATCGGAATAGGACCTGTGATTTGAGTTTCAGAGAGGTATAATGTTCTCAAGGATGACAAGTTACCGATAGATGCTGGAATTGAACCTGAAATCATAGAAATTTTCTTAGCACCAGGGAGGGCTTTCAAAGACAATAAGCTTCTAATAAGAGATGCAAAAACACTGGGCTTAAAATAGATGTTTCAATTAATAGAGTTCCTGGTACCcacataaataaagaaaaaaaaaatatattaaaattagaGAGATCCAACAAGGTTCCAAGAGAAAGTTGAATTTTACCTGAAAGTTGAGTTGAAAAGAGGTACAATCCTATCAAGGACGACAAGTTACCGATAGATGCTGGAATTGAACCTGAAATCATAGAAATTTTCTTAGCACCAGGGAGGGCTTTCAAAGACAATAAGCTTCTAATAAGAGATGCAAAAACACTGGGCTTAAAATAGAAGTTTCAATTAATAGAGTTCCTGGTACCcacataaataaagaaaaaaaaaatatattaaaattagaGAGATCCAACAAGGTTCCAAGAGAAAGTTGAATTTTACCTGAAAGTTGAGTTGAAAAGAGGTACAATCCTATCAAGGACGACAAGTTACCGATAGATGCTGGAATTGAACCTGAAGTCATAGAAATTTTCTTAGCACCAGGGAGGGTTTTCAAAGACAATAAGCTTCCAATAAGAGATGCAAAAACACTGGACTTGAAATAGAAGTTTCAATTAATAGAGTTCCTAGTACCcacataaataaagaagagaaaaaaaattaaaattagagAGATCCAACAAGGTTCCAAGAGAAATTGGCACTTTACCTGAAAGTTGAGTTGATGAGAGGTCCAATTTTGTCAAGGAGGACAAGTTTCCGATAGATGATGGTATCGGACCCGAAAGTTGCGTTGAAAAGAGCTGCAATTCTATCAAGGACGACAAGTCTCCAATAGATGATGGAATCCGACCTGAAAGTTGCGTTGATGAGAGGTCCAATTTTGTCAAGTACAACAAGTTTCCGATAGATGTTGGTATCGGACCTGAAAGTTGAGTTGATGAGAGGTCCAATTCTATCAAGGACGACAAGTCTCCAATAGATGATGGAATCCGACCTGAAAGTTGAGTATACGATAAATCTAGTCTCTCCAAGCTATTATTAGAATTGCACATAGACAAACTGTTCATATATTCTGTTAATTCTCCATTAATACCACCGCATCCTGATAGATCTAAACTCTTTAAATTGCAAAGATTTCCCAAAGTTGTTGGTATCCTGCCTCCAATATCGTTACTTGATATGTCAAGGTTCTGAAGAGAACTAGTGTTGGCAAAAGTATCTGGAATAGGACCCTTGAAATTATTCCCCCCAAGATCAAGAACAATAAGACTAGTAATATTATTAAAAAGCCAAGGAGGAATTGAGGAGTTGAAGTTGTTCCAGGAAAGTTGAAGGACTAAAAGAGAAGTAGTGAAATTTGCATatggaagagagaaaggaatctTGGAAAGTTCACAGCTCGACAAGTGTAGTTCTGACAGAGAAGGAGGAAGCATAGTAACAGCTTGTATCCAATCCCTTGAAGCCTTACCTGTAAATCTCACATAATTCATGTTTAGGTACCTCAAAGAAGATAGACCAGATACCCACTGAAGATTGTTGATGGTCATTGGTTCATATTCAGCAAAATAGGGATCCGTATTTTGGAGGTCAAGATATTGCAATCTTGACAAGTTTCCAAGGTGAGGAGGAATTGTTCCACTGAATACTGCATAAGAGAGATTGAGATACCTCAAGCTCTCAAGTGAACCCATGAATTTTGGAATATGGATTCCTTGAAAATTGTTGATGCTGAGGTCCAAGTAATTCAAGTGTTTCAATTTGAGCAATGAAGGACTTATCTTCCCACCCAAAGAAGTCAATCGTGTAGCATCCCAATCAATTTCTGAATATAGAAATCCATCAGAACCGTAATATTTTTGGAATACAAGCGGATTACGTAGGTCGAGTTTGTTGACATGGCCGGTCATATTGTTGCAGCTCACACCTGTCCATGTGCAGCAATCATCACCGATCCAAGAAGAGAGTCGCCCAGACGTGTCGTTTAGACAAGCTTTGAAGTCGAGCAGTGctagtctctctccctctatGCAGCTTACAGTGATCTCAGTACTAAGACCTCCAACAACATGAAGGCTTTCAGCAAGGTATAGAAAACCCAAAAGCAGGAACTGAAGAAGGAACTGACGAATAGATATAATAgcatcagcagcagcagcaccTCCACCACCCATAATGAGATAATGGCAAAAATAATTgcatttctttgattcttctaagGAACTTTTTGAAGAAATTCTTTGATGATTCtttaaaatggtttttttttttttcaataaacattttattctattttttcattatcaatTTCAAGGGGGAAAAAGTAAC of Macadamia integrifolia cultivar HAES 741 unplaced genomic scaffold, SCU_Mint_v3 scaffold3329, whole genome shotgun sequence contains these proteins:
- the LOC122068019 gene encoding LOW QUALITY PROTEIN: receptor-like protein EIX2 (The sequence of the model RefSeq protein was modified relative to this genomic sequence to represent the inferred CDS: substituted 1 base at 1 genomic stop codon); this translates as MGGGGAAAADAIISIRQFLLQFLLLGFLYLAESLHVVGGLSTEITVSCIEGERLALLDFKACLNDTSGRLSSWIGDDCCTWTGVSCNNMTGHVNKLDLRNPLVFQKYYGSDGFLYSEIDWDATRLTSLGGKISPSLLKLKHLNYLDLSINNFQGIHIPKFMGSLESLRYLNLSYAVFSGTIPPHLGNLSRLQYLDLQNTDPYFAEYEPMTINNLQWVSGLSSLRYLNMNYVRFTGKASRDWIQAVTMLPPSLSELHLSSCELSKIPFSLPYANFTTSLLVLQLSWNNFNSSIPPWLFNNITSLIVLDLGGNNFKGPIPDTFANTSSLQNLDISSNDIGGRIPTTLGNLCNLKSLDLSGCGGINGELTEYMNSLSMCNSNNSLERLDLSYTQLSGRIPSSIGDLSSLIELDLSSTQLSGPIPTSIGNLLYLTKLDLSSTQLSGRIPSSIGDLSSLIELQLFSTQLSGPIPSSIGNLSSLTKLDLSSTQLSGSIPASIGNLSSLIGLYLFSTQLSGSIPASIGNLSSLIGLYLFSTQLSGSIPASIGNLSSLRTLYLSETQITGPIPISIGRLSSLRDLDLSSNQIMDATIPESIGELSELVGLNISNSSWRGVISECHFKNVKSLKTLDIQLEATNKPLIFEVRRDWIPTFSLESIYMSNVQMGPNFPSWLATQKNLGTIILRNVGISDTIPNSFWKLCARQRIVTLDLTRNYIRGRVPNSLEFFGAGSVDLSFNQIEGSVPLWSNVSYLILGTNLLTGHIPQNIGEVLGFGVYQLDFSGNFLNGSIPSSICELTSLSILTLSNNSLWGEVPDCWKNMKDLYVLDLQNNNLSGKIPPSIGSLSFLTYLSLSSNNFHGKLPSSLEKCSNLEILDLGRNGFSGNIPTWIGRSLSSLRIIRLRSNFFTGKIPSHLCKLSMLHFLDLAHNNLSGFIPQFLGNLSALEGNDTESIATGYPEHMTVVTKGXELEYSTTLDLVKSIDLSCNNLSGKIPDGITTLVGLGTLNLSMNHLKGKIPEKIGDLKNLETLDLSINQLSGEIPPSISSLTFLSHLNLSHNNLSGKIPSSNQLQTISDASMYAGNSGLCGWPLAINCPGTNISPPPTYAKVDGENELNMDGDDGMDMLWFYIGIVMGFIVGFWSVWITLFFKKSWRIAYFRFFSLY